In Massilia antarctica, the following are encoded in one genomic region:
- a CDS encoding DeoR/GlpR family DNA-binding transcription regulator codes for MPTDPLLLQERHALILQRLQTDGRVLAPDLAQWLQVSEDTIRRDLRDLAAAGLCQKVYGGALRMPLPAAPGGTPAQRRSVQAGRKARLAAAAAPCVTPGKVVFIDAGSTNLAIAAALGEQRLTVITNAPAIAAALVDKPLVDLIVIGGRIHAETGASIGATALRELELICPDLYILGACGVDAQAGVSAIHFEEAEFKRRVAALSKTVLVATTNDKVGTAAPYAVLAAASLTVLVAEHDIDVRQADAFAARGVRVLRAAQS; via the coding sequence ATGCCGACCGATCCCCTCCTCTTGCAGGAACGCCATGCCCTGATCCTGCAACGCCTGCAAACCGATGGCCGGGTGCTCGCGCCCGATCTGGCGCAATGGCTGCAAGTGTCCGAAGACACCATCCGGCGCGATCTGCGCGACCTGGCCGCGGCCGGCCTGTGCCAGAAAGTCTATGGCGGCGCCCTGCGCATGCCGCTCCCGGCCGCGCCAGGCGGCACCCCGGCCCAGCGCCGCAGTGTCCAGGCCGGCCGCAAGGCGCGCCTCGCGGCCGCGGCCGCGCCCTGCGTGACGCCCGGCAAGGTCGTCTTCATCGATGCCGGCTCGACCAACCTGGCCATCGCGGCCGCGCTCGGCGAACAGCGGCTGACCGTGATCACCAACGCCCCGGCGATTGCCGCCGCGCTGGTCGACAAGCCGCTGGTCGACCTGATCGTGATTGGCGGGCGCATCCATGCCGAGACGGGGGCCAGCATCGGCGCGACCGCGCTACGCGAACTGGAACTGATCTGCCCCGACCTGTACATCCTGGGCGCCTGCGGCGTCGATGCCCAGGCCGGCGTGAGCGCCATCCATTTCGAGGAAGCCGAATTCAAGCGCCGCGTCGCCGCTCTCAGCAAGACGGTGCTGGTCGCCACCACCAACGACAAGGTCGGCACGGCCGCGCCGTACGCGGTGCTGGCGGCGGCCAGTCTGACCGTTCTGGTCGCCGAGCATGATATCGATGTGCGCCAGGCCGATGCGTTCGCGGCGCGCGGCGTGCGCGTGCTGCGCGCCGCGCAGAGCTGA
- a CDS encoding porin, with protein MQCKLMAAVLAAAIPLCASAQSSVTIYGVADAALAKEDTGAKDGRRTVVNSGNQSTSRIGFRGVEDLGNGLSAVFNLEAGVAIDSGKQDESLFGRRSVVGVKGGFGTVLLGREYTPIADVAGASDINGQGFYGSNLNSFGTDRLTRRISNSVNYKSNSMGGVVISAAYGLGETPAHEASKDLMGLAVEYKANNVYVGAGYHQIERLLSGDDREMIFGAGFTFGAFDIRGNYMVANPTGNNNTYKQANAGVSYTFGSNKIYTNLQQSKLDNGAKGNGFSLAYSYALSKRTNVYASYATIRNNDKAVFGINAAGANVTPPVTAFGSDPSAFSVGVRHAF; from the coding sequence ATGCAATGCAAACTGATGGCTGCTGTCCTGGCCGCTGCGATTCCTCTGTGCGCTTCCGCTCAATCGAGCGTCACGATCTACGGTGTGGCTGACGCTGCGCTGGCGAAAGAGGACACCGGCGCTAAAGACGGCCGCCGTACGGTCGTCAACTCGGGCAACCAGTCGACCAGCCGTATCGGATTCCGTGGCGTTGAAGATCTGGGCAATGGCCTGAGCGCTGTGTTCAACCTGGAAGCTGGCGTTGCCATCGACAGCGGCAAGCAAGATGAATCCCTGTTCGGCCGCCGTTCGGTCGTCGGTGTCAAGGGTGGTTTCGGCACCGTACTGCTGGGCCGCGAGTACACCCCGATCGCTGACGTCGCTGGTGCAAGCGATATCAACGGCCAGGGCTTCTACGGTTCGAACCTGAATTCCTTCGGCACCGACCGTCTGACCCGTCGCATCAGCAACTCGGTCAACTACAAATCGAACTCGATGGGCGGCGTAGTCATCAGCGCAGCTTACGGCCTGGGCGAAACGCCTGCTCACGAAGCTTCCAAGGATCTGATGGGCCTGGCAGTTGAGTACAAAGCCAACAACGTCTACGTCGGTGCCGGTTACCACCAGATCGAGCGTCTGCTGTCGGGCGACGACCGCGAAATGATCTTCGGCGCAGGCTTCACCTTCGGCGCCTTCGACATCCGTGGTAACTACATGGTTGCCAACCCAACCGGCAACAACAATACGTACAAGCAGGCCAATGCTGGCGTGTCGTACACCTTCGGCAGCAACAAGATCTACACCAACTTGCAGCAAAGCAAACTGGACAACGGCGCCAAAGGCAACGGTTTCTCGCTGGCTTACTCGTACGCCCTGTCGAAGCGCACCAATGTGTACGCTTCGTACGCAACGATCCGTAACAACGACAAGGCTGTCTTCGGCATCAACGCCGCGGGCGCCAACGTGACCCCACCGGTCACCGCGTTCGGTTCGGACCCATCGGCCTTCTCGGTCGGCGTGCGTCACGCGTTCTAA
- a CDS encoding LytR/AlgR family response regulator transcription factor, with protein sequence MPTAIIADDERLMRDQLRLRLNQAWPELEIVGEAKNGDEAIELVGQLKPDLTFLDIRMPGKSGMEAARAIGAGTNIVFVTAYDQYAVEAFERGAVDYVLKPPEAERLQVTVDRLKSRLAKPKEAVNDSVTAMLSQLAEKMAAPKPTYLQWIQASIGQDLRMIPVEDILFFRSDEKYTCVQTERFEALIRKPVRDLAEELDPALFWQIHRATLVNVNAIEGVTRDIRGRHLVLIKGKPDKLEVSRSFLHLFKQM encoded by the coding sequence ATGCCTACCGCTATTATTGCTGACGACGAAAGATTGATGCGCGACCAGTTGCGCCTGCGCCTGAACCAGGCATGGCCCGAGCTGGAAATCGTCGGCGAGGCGAAAAACGGCGACGAGGCGATCGAGCTGGTCGGCCAGCTCAAGCCCGACCTGACCTTCCTCGATATCCGCATGCCGGGCAAGAGCGGCATGGAAGCGGCGCGCGCCATCGGCGCCGGCACCAACATCGTGTTTGTCACCGCCTACGACCAGTACGCGGTCGAAGCCTTCGAGCGCGGCGCCGTCGATTACGTGCTCAAGCCGCCCGAGGCCGAGCGCCTGCAGGTGACGGTGGACCGGCTCAAGTCGCGCCTGGCCAAGCCGAAGGAAGCGGTCAACGACAGTGTCACGGCCATGCTGTCCCAGCTGGCCGAGAAAATGGCGGCGCCCAAGCCCACCTACCTGCAATGGATCCAGGCCAGCATCGGCCAGGACTTGCGCATGATTCCGGTCGAAGATATCCTGTTTTTCCGCTCCGACGAAAAATACACCTGCGTGCAGACCGAGCGCTTCGAAGCGCTGATCCGCAAGCCGGTGCGCGACCTGGCCGAGGAACTCGATCCGGCGCTGTTCTGGCAAATCCACCGCGCCACCCTGGTCAACGTCAATGCCATCGAAGGGGTGACGCGCGACATCCGCGGGCGCCATCTGGTGCTCATCAAGGGCAAGCCCGACAAGCTCGAAGTGAGCCGCAGCTTCCTGCACCTGTTCAAGCAGATGTGA
- a CDS encoding sensor histidine kinase, translating to MEARRPPEPTIATVLAWLHRAFDGTATWVTQLSWWKFFLFAALALIAASILQNELFSGADVVEVRPQRKRDKHEGNIIFDDGGISYSPPKKRSAPPEPPEPPEAPQAPEPAAPPEHGAKPAPATVPETPPALVVPGAADGEVRVALPPQIVEGLSSAIEAAVENAAEEKVKVYHGQASTWFKSFISLLVLALFATKALVGGKKRAEAETQTANAAAERESMQRQLSEARMQMMQAQVEPHFLFNTLASVEYLIETDPPRASAMQRSLIQYLRAVLPQMRDNAVVTNLGREADMVKAYLSLLKMRMEERLRVDMQIPEGLRSAAFPPMMLQSMVENAIKHGLECKPEGGSLRILAEVAHNKLRVIVSDDGVGFGVFPSDGTGLGLMTIRERLKLLHGDLGQLHIAANVPSGVIATIEVPYQVSK from the coding sequence ATGGAAGCACGCCGCCCTCCCGAGCCAACCATCGCGACCGTTCTGGCCTGGCTGCACCGCGCCTTCGACGGCACCGCCACCTGGGTGACCCAGCTATCGTGGTGGAAGTTTTTCCTGTTCGCGGCGCTGGCCCTGATTGCCGCCTCGATCCTGCAAAATGAATTGTTTTCGGGCGCGGACGTGGTCGAGGTGCGCCCCCAGCGCAAGCGCGACAAGCACGAAGGCAATATCATCTTCGACGACGGCGGCATCAGCTACAGCCCGCCCAAGAAGCGCAGCGCGCCGCCCGAGCCGCCCGAGCCGCCCGAAGCGCCGCAGGCGCCCGAGCCCGCCGCGCCGCCCGAACATGGCGCCAAACCGGCGCCGGCGACCGTGCCGGAGACGCCGCCGGCGCTGGTGGTGCCGGGCGCGGCCGACGGCGAAGTGCGGGTCGCGCTGCCACCCCAGATCGTCGAAGGCTTGTCGAGCGCGATCGAGGCGGCCGTCGAAAATGCGGCCGAGGAAAAAGTGAAGGTGTATCACGGCCAAGCCTCGACCTGGTTCAAGAGTTTCATTTCGTTGCTGGTGCTGGCCCTGTTCGCCACCAAGGCGCTGGTGGGCGGCAAAAAGCGCGCCGAGGCCGAAACCCAGACCGCCAACGCCGCCGCCGAGCGCGAATCGATGCAGCGCCAGCTGTCCGAGGCGCGCATGCAGATGATGCAGGCCCAGGTGGAGCCGCATTTCCTGTTCAATACCCTGGCCTCGGTTGAGTACCTGATCGAAACCGACCCGCCGCGCGCCTCGGCCATGCAGCGCAGCCTGATCCAGTACCTGCGCGCGGTACTGCCGCAGATGCGCGACAACGCCGTCGTCACCAATCTCGGGCGCGAAGCGGACATGGTCAAGGCTTACCTGAGCCTGCTGAAAATGCGGATGGAAGAGCGCCTGCGGGTCGATATGCAGATTCCCGAGGGTTTGCGCAGCGCCGCCTTTCCGCCGATGATGCTGCAGTCGATGGTCGAGAACGCCATCAAGCATGGCCTCGAATGCAAGCCGGAAGGCGGTTCGCTGCGCATCCTTGCCGAAGTCGCCCATAACAAGCTGCGCGTGATCGTCAGCGACGACGGGGTCGGCTTCGGCGTGTTCCCCAGCGATGGCACCGGCCTGGGCCTGATGACGATCCGCGAACGCTTGAAACTCTTGCACGGCGACCTGGGGCAGTTGCACATCGCAGCCAACGTGCCCAGCGGCGTGATCGCCACCATCGAAGTGCCCTACCAGGTGTCGAAGTGA
- a CDS encoding PAS domain-containing sensor histidine kinase, producing MAQQRSFRFLSWGPVMFVLGLLGGHSLARLFAYNRWPRFARSHSREIIQNASEAIISTDDTQTIVLANPSAAAMFSTTVEQMQGSPLQQFIAPLPTVTGDAAPAYFGDVAGRAGRRATDYAVTGVRASGETFPLEGSISSMIEADRTIYTIILRDVTERQQVQEKLSRSHAQLRQLSSALQTVREEERAHIARELHDDLGQLLASLRMDLNLLQKEPGTGSNGQRLMKGMEENLLTAITSLRRIATNLRPRALDEGGLYFALQGLRDEFVERHGIACSLFADEAELRLDDTASTAIFRIVQEALTNIARHAGASNVTMYVYRIDGQLLVSIRDDGRGIKAADMEKAQSLGLIGMRERVWGMQGEITVSSDDPPGTRIDIVLPLPESMHDEPGAERGAAAPERPRPLPPPAP from the coding sequence ATGGCACAACAGCGTTCTTTCCGCTTCCTGAGCTGGGGTCCGGTCATGTTCGTCCTCGGTTTGCTGGGCGGCCACTCCCTCGCGCGCTTGTTCGCGTATAACCGCTGGCCGCGCTTTGCGCGCAGCCACAGCCGCGAGATCATCCAGAACGCGAGCGAAGCGATCATCTCCACCGACGACACCCAGACCATCGTGCTGGCCAATCCGTCGGCCGCGGCGATGTTCTCGACCACCGTGGAACAGATGCAGGGCAGTCCGCTGCAGCAATTCATCGCCCCGCTGCCGACCGTCACCGGCGACGCCGCGCCCGCCTATTTCGGCGACGTGGCCGGGCGCGCGGGCCGCCGCGCCACCGATTACGCCGTCACCGGCGTGCGCGCCAGCGGCGAAACCTTCCCCCTGGAAGGCTCGATATCGAGCATGATCGAAGCCGACCGCACCATCTATACCATCATCCTGCGCGACGTGACCGAGCGCCAGCAGGTGCAGGAAAAGCTGTCGCGCTCGCATGCCCAGTTGCGCCAGCTCTCGTCGGCCCTGCAAACCGTGCGCGAGGAAGAGCGCGCCCACATCGCGCGCGAACTGCACGACGACCTTGGCCAGCTGCTGGCCTCCTTGCGCATGGACTTGAACCTGCTGCAAAAGGAGCCCGGCACCGGCAGCAACGGCCAGCGCCTGATGAAAGGCATGGAAGAGAACCTCCTGACCGCCATCACCTCGCTGCGCCGCATCGCCACCAACCTGCGCCCGCGCGCGCTCGACGAGGGCGGCCTGTATTTCGCGCTGCAGGGCTTGCGCGACGAATTCGTCGAACGGCACGGCATCGCCTGTTCCCTGTTCGCCGACGAAGCCGAGCTGCGCCTCGACGATACGGCCAGCACCGCCATTTTCCGCATCGTCCAGGAAGCGCTGACCAATATCGCCCGCCATGCCGGGGCCAGCAATGTGACCATGTATGTCTACCGCATCGATGGCCAGCTGCTGGTCTCGATCCGCGACGACGGGCGCGGAATCAAAGCCGCCGACATGGAAAAAGCGCAATCCTTGGGCCTGATCGGCATGCGCGAACGGGTGTGGGGCATGCAGGGTGAAATCACCGTCAGCAGCGACGATCCGCCCGGAACCCGCATCGATATCGTGTTGCCATTGCCCGAAAGCATGCACGACGAGCCGGGTGCCGAGCGCGGCGCCGCCGCACCGGAACGGCCCCGCCCCCTGCCGCCCCCGGCTCCCTGA
- a CDS encoding exopolyphosphatase, which translates to MSADAKKYRLITRSDFDGLVCAVLLKHLNLIDDILFVHPKDMQDGKIVVSDSDITTNLPYAAGVHLAFDHHLSETIRNTGERGNHIIHPEAPSAARVVYDYYGGASAFPAAWFDMMAAVDKGDAARFNQQEVLDPHGWDLLNFLMDARTGLGRFRDFRISNYALMMDLIDYCKNHTIDDIMALTDVKERMDLYFEHNAMCKEQIRRCATVHRNLVVLDLREEETIYAGNRFIIYALFPETNISIHVLWGLKNQNTVFATGKSILNRTSRTNIGALMLEYGGGGHENAGTCQVSNELAEEVLGALIQRITSEG; encoded by the coding sequence ATGTCTGCCGATGCAAAAAAATACCGTTTGATCACGCGCAGCGATTTCGACGGCCTGGTCTGCGCCGTCCTGCTCAAGCACCTGAACCTCATCGACGATATCCTGTTCGTCCATCCCAAGGATATGCAGGACGGCAAGATCGTGGTCAGCGACAGCGATATCACCACCAACCTGCCGTACGCGGCCGGGGTGCACCTGGCGTTCGACCACCATCTGTCCGAAACCATCCGCAACACCGGCGAGCGCGGCAACCACATCATCCATCCCGAAGCGCCCTCGGCGGCGCGGGTGGTGTACGACTACTATGGCGGCGCCTCGGCCTTCCCGGCCGCCTGGTTCGACATGATGGCCGCCGTCGACAAGGGCGACGCGGCCCGCTTCAACCAGCAGGAAGTGCTCGATCCGCACGGCTGGGACTTGCTCAACTTCCTGATGGATGCGCGCACCGGGCTGGGACGCTTCCGCGACTTCCGCATTTCGAATTACGCGCTGATGATGGACTTGATCGACTATTGCAAAAATCATACAATCGATGACATCATGGCCCTGACCGACGTCAAGGAGCGCATGGACCTGTACTTCGAGCACAATGCCATGTGCAAGGAGCAGATCCGGCGCTGCGCCACCGTGCACCGCAACCTGGTCGTGCTCGACCTGCGCGAAGAGGAAACGATTTACGCCGGCAACCGCTTCATCATCTACGCCTTGTTCCCGGAAACGAATATCTCGATCCATGTGCTGTGGGGGCTGAAAAACCAGAATACCGTGTTCGCCACCGGCAAATCGATCCTGAACCGTACGTCGCGCACCAACATTGGCGCGCTGATGCTCGAATACGGCGGCGGCGGGCACGAAAACGCCGGCACCTGCCAGGTCTCGAACGAACTGGCCGAAGAAGTGCTGGGCGCGCTGATCCAGCGCATCACCAGCGAAGGCTGA